The following are encoded together in the Oceanivirga salmonicida genome:
- the glmU gene encoding bifunctional UDP-N-acetylglucosamine diphosphorylase/glucosamine-1-phosphate N-acetyltransferase GlmU has product MLSIILAAGKGTRMNSNIPKVLHKVNGKPMLQKVLENTSYFGETLLVLGHKKEEIISSFPNNNYIYQEKQLGTGHAVLISKNEIAKHDDVLICYGDGPLLSKETISNMVDKFNKENLNSIMLTCMVDNPTGYGRIIKKDEYVVDIVEEKEATIEEQKINEINVGVYLFKSHALLSVLDKLNNNNSKGEYYLTDIIKLLNNNGYTTKSILLKDKNEMIGVNSKKELALASNILRLKKLDELMDNGIIIIDPNTTYIEDEVIIGKDTIIYPNTIIQGNTKIGENCIIYSSRIEESTIANNVKIDNSVIEFSNVENFVTIGPYAHLRKGTNLKQNVHIGNFVEIKNSTLHENVKSGHLTYIGDSEIGSNTNIGAGTVTCNYDGKNKHKTTIDKDCFIGSNTILVAPINIGKNVLTAAGSVLTKNVEDNKLAFGRAKQVVINKK; this is encoded by the coding sequence ATGCTATCAATTATACTTGCGGCAGGCAAGGGAACTAGAATGAATTCTAATATCCCGAAAGTTCTGCATAAAGTTAATGGAAAACCTATGCTACAAAAAGTTTTAGAAAATACTTCATATTTTGGAGAAACTTTATTAGTATTAGGTCATAAAAAAGAAGAAATTATTTCTTCATTTCCAAATAACAATTATATTTATCAAGAAAAACAACTAGGTACAGGACATGCTGTCCTTATTTCAAAAAATGAAATAGCCAAACACGATGATGTCCTTATATGCTACGGAGATGGTCCTTTATTATCAAAAGAAACTATTTCTAATATGGTTGATAAATTTAATAAGGAGAATTTAAATTCTATTATGTTAACCTGCATGGTAGATAATCCTACTGGATATGGAAGAATTATTAAAAAAGATGAGTATGTTGTAGACATAGTTGAAGAAAAAGAAGCAACTATTGAAGAACAAAAAATAAATGAAATAAATGTAGGTGTTTATTTATTTAAATCTCATGCCTTATTATCAGTTTTAGATAAATTAAATAATAATAATTCAAAAGGAGAATACTATTTAACCGATATAATTAAACTATTAAATAATAATGGTTATACGACTAAAAGTATTTTATTAAAAGATAAAAATGAAATGATAGGTGTTAACTCTAAAAAAGAATTAGCCCTTGCTTCAAACATACTAAGATTAAAAAAATTAGATGAATTAATGGACAATGGCATTATAATAATAGATCCTAATACTACTTATATAGAAGATGAAGTGATTATAGGAAAAGATACTATTATTTACCCAAATACTATAATACAAGGAAATACTAAAATAGGTGAAAACTGTATTATATATTCTTCTAGAATTGAAGAAAGTACAATAGCAAATAATGTTAAAATTGATAATAGTGTAATTGAATTCTCTAATGTAGAAAATTTTGTTACTATAGGTCCCTATGCTCATCTTAGAAAAGGAACTAATTTAAAACAAAATGTTCATATAGGAAATTTTGTTGAAATTAAAAATTCTACTTTACATGAAAATGTAAAAAGTGGACACTTAACATATATAGGTGATAGCGAAATTGGTTCTAATACTAATATAGGTGCTGGAACTGTAACTTGTAATTATGACGGAAAAAATAAGCATAAGACTACTATAGATAAAGATTGTTTCATAGGAAGTAATACTATATTAGTCGCTCCAATTAATATAGGTAAAAATGTATTAACTGCTGCTGGTAGTGTTTTAACAAAAAATGTCGAAGATAACAAACTAGCATTTGGAAGAGCAAAACAAGTTGTAATAAATAAAAAATAG
- a CDS encoding ribose-phosphate diphosphokinase, which yields MSKKQKVKIFAGSSSIKLATKISEKLGIPLSDRKIIHFADGETFVKANSTVRGCKVFVIQSTSNPVNESIMELLVFIDSLKRASAKEIVAVIPYYGYARQDRKAHPREPITAKLVANLLTAAGASRIVTMDLHARQIQGFFDIPVDHMEALPIFAKYFLTQGFTSKDTVVVSPDIGGVKRARGLASWLHAPLAIIDKRRPKANVSEVMHLIGDVEGKNAILIDDIIDTAGTICNAADALRKFGAKEVYACATHPVFSGPAVERLKNSSFTNIIVTDCIELKPEQIFEKLKIVSTSSMFSETIKRIFSNEAISNLFALPEEIEEHEK from the coding sequence ATGTCTAAGAAACAAAAAGTTAAAATTTTTGCAGGTAGTTCAAGTATTAAACTTGCAACTAAAATTTCTGAAAAATTGGGAATACCTTTAAGCGATAGAAAAATTATACATTTTGCTGATGGGGAAACCTTTGTTAAAGCCAATTCTACTGTTAGAGGGTGTAAAGTATTTGTTATTCAATCAACTTCTAATCCAGTAAATGAAAGTATAATGGAGTTATTAGTATTCATAGATTCTCTTAAAAGAGCTTCTGCAAAAGAAATAGTAGCCGTTATACCTTATTATGGTTATGCTAGACAAGATAGAAAGGCTCATCCACGTGAACCTATTACTGCTAAATTGGTAGCAAATTTATTAACTGCTGCTGGTGCTAGTAGAATAGTAACTATGGATTTACACGCAAGACAAATACAAGGATTTTTTGATATTCCAGTTGACCATATGGAAGCTTTACCAATATTTGCTAAATATTTTTTAACTCAAGGATTTACTTCAAAAGATACAGTAGTAGTGTCTCCTGATATAGGTGGAGTTAAAAGAGCAAGAGGTCTTGCAAGTTGGTTACATGCTCCACTAGCAATAATAGATAAAAGAAGACCTAAGGCAAATGTATCAGAGGTTATGCATTTAATTGGAGATGTAGAAGGTAAAAATGCAATACTAATAGATGATATAATAGATACTGCTGGAACTATATGTAATGCTGCTGATGCTCTTCGTAAATTTGGTGCTAAGGAAGTATATGCTTGTGCAACACACCCTGTGTTCTCAGGACCTGCTGTTGAAAGACTTAAAAATTCAAGTTTTACTAACATAATTGTTACAGACTGTATTGAATTAAAACCAGAACAAATTTTTGAAAAATTAAAAATAGTTTCTACTAGTTCAATGTTCTCTGAAACAATTAAGAGAATT